One Baekduia alba genomic window, CGCGCGCCGCACACGGGACAGAACCAGGTGTCCGGGATGTCCTCGAACGCGGTTCCGGGCGGGATCCCGCCGTCGGGGTCGCCGTCGGCGGGGTCATAGATGAACCCGCAGGACTCGCAGATCCACTTCTGCACGGTCGCGCTCTCGCTCATGTCGGACGGAACGGTACTGGCCGGGTCGCCAGTAGTGTCTTGCGCGTGGACGTTGATCGGCCGGGCCCGGGAGAAGAGCTCAACGACGGCGACGCGGTGACGGTGCCGCGCCAGGCAGCGACGGTGATCGTCCTGCGCGGCGGCGCGGAGTCGCTCGAGGTGCTGCTCGTGCAGCGCAATCCCGCGGCGCGCTTCATGGGCGGCGCGTGGGTCTTCCCGGGCGGCGCGGTCGACGCGGGCGAGGGCACGGGCGAGGACGCCCACCGGGCCGCAGCGGTCCGCGAGCTGGAGGAGGAGGCCGCGATCGGCGGCGTCGACCCGACGTCGCTCGTGCGCTTCTCGCAGTGGATCACGCCGCCGCAGGTCAAGGTCCGGTTCGACACGCACTTCTTCCTGGCGCCCGCGCCGGAAGGCGCCGAGCCACGGGTCGACGGCGCCGAGTGCGTGGCCTTCGGGTGGTTCACGCCGGACGCCGCGCTGGCCGCGCACCGGGCCGGCGAGTTGTTGTTGGTCTTCCCGACGATCAAGCACCTGGAGCAGCTGTCGGCGTTCGCCAGCGCGGCGGAGCTGCTCGCGTTCGCGCGCGGCCGCGAGGTCGTCGCAGTCGAGCCGCGGGTCGTCATGGGCGGTGAGCAGGCGCGCATCCTGCTGCCCGGCGAGCCGGGCTACGACGAAGTCCCGGCGACCCCCTGACCGAACCCCTTGGCGCGGGGTGGGCCGCAGGCGTACTGTCGGTCCATGACCGCCACGCTGCCCGCCGATCTGCGCGATGTGTTCGCACGCTGCTCCGTCGCCGAGCTGGTGACGCTGGACGAGCTCGGCCGGCCGGTGGCCCGGTCGGTGAGCCCGAGCTACCGCGAGGGCGGGCCGTGCATCGCGGTCCGCGACGGCGACGGGGTCGGCGACCCGCACGTCGCGCTGCTGTTCGCCGGCGACGGGCCGACGGTCCTGGTCCAGGGCACGGCCTACGAGCACGGGACGCTGCACGTGCGGCCCGAGCGCGTGTACGCGTGGGACGGCGACGGGCCCGACGTGGAGCCGCGGCTGTTCGACGCGCACCTGGAAGAGGTGCGCTCCGGCCACAACGAGGAGCCGGAGGTCGGGCACGCCGCGCCGACCGGCGGGCACGGGCTGTGGGACCACCGCCTCGACGAGCTCGACTGCGCGCTGCTGGCCTGCGTCGGCCCGGACGGGTTCCCGTTCGCGGCGCGGCTGGAGGTCCACCCGGATCCGCGCGGCGGGGTGCTGCGGCTGCCGCGGGTCCCGTTGGGGATGCCGGTCGATGCCGGTCCGGCGTGCCTGCACGCGACCGACGCGGGCCACGCCGAGGGCCGCGGCCCGCGCGTGCACGGCGACCTGCTGGGCGGTCCGGACGGCTGGCGCGTCGTCCCTCACGCGGTGCTGGACGCCTGAGGCGTGGCGCGCGCGACGCGGGGCTCCGGGCCTCGGCTCGGGTTGACCGTCGCCGTCACCGGCCCGACGGGCGAGATCGGCAAGCCGTTCGTGTCCGCCCTGGACCGGTCGCGCGAGGTGGCGCGGATCGTCGGCATGGCCCGGCGGCCGTTCGACCCGGCCGACATGGGGTGGAAGAAGGTGGAGTACCGCCAGGGCGACGTGCTGGATCGGGCGTCGGTCGAGTCGCTGTGCGTGGGCGCCGACGTCGTCGTCCACCTGGCGTTCATCATCGTCGCCGGGTCGCACGAGAGCGAGCACATCAACTTGGAGGGCTCGCGCAACGTCTTCGAGGCGACGGTCGCGGCCGGTGTGCGGCGGTTGGTGTACGCGTCGTCGGTGGCCGCCTACGGGTTCCCGGCGCTGGATCGGCCGATCGTCGAGGACGACCCGGCCAACGGCAACGACAACATGCCCTACTCGCACCACAAGGCGCAGGTCGAGGGGCTGCTGAGCTCGGTGCTCGACGACAGCGACGTCGAGGCCTACATCTTCCGGCCGTGCATCGTCGCGGGCCCGACGGCGCCGCTGCTGGTCAACCAGATCCCTTACGTGCGGGTGGGCGGCCGGCTGCCGGGGGCGGTGCGGGCGCTGTTCGACGTCGTGCCGATCCTGAAGCCGGTGTTGCCCGATCCGGGTGTGCCGTTCCAGCTCGTCCATCATGATGATGTTGCTTCGGCGTTGCGCGCCGGCGTGCTGGGCCGCGGCGAGCCCGGCGCCTACAACCTGGCCGGCGACGGCGTGATCACCATGTCGGACCTGGCGCGCGAGTTGGGGTACTACTCGGTGCCGGTGCCCGACCTGGCGGTCGACGCGACCGCCGAGGTCGTCTCGCGGCTGCCGCTGGTCCCCGACGAGGTGACGTGGATCGAGGCCGTGCGCCGCCCAACGCTGATGGACACCGGCCGCGCCCGACGGTTGTTGGGGTGGAAGCCGAAGTGGGACGCGCCGTCGACGCTGCGCGCGACGGTCGCGGCGGCGCGGCCGGACCTCAGCGCGTGACGTCGGTGACCGGGACGCCGAAGCGGCGCTCGGCCTCGCCGAGGACGTCGTCCTCGCGGTAGCGCTGCGTGTCCTCGTCGCCGCGGGCGAAGATCAGGACGCGGTCGGCGTGGAAGGTGGTGAGCGCGTCCCGGAGGGCGAGCAGCGGATCGCTCTCGCCGACCTGCGCGCGGGCGCGGGCGCCTTCGGCCGACAGCGCGTCGGCCGTCTGCCGCGCGGTCGACTCGGCGTCGGCGATCGCCTGATCGGAATCCGAGACCCAGAACGCGACCGGCGACTCGTTCACCGCCGGCGAGACCACCAGCACCTCCGCACCGTCCAGCGCATCGTCGGGCAACGCGCCGCGGAGATCGTCCGCATCCACGGGATCGGTGGCGAGCACGAGAAGCTTCATGCCCTGCGACTTCCCGCCATCCGCGCGCACCATGCGCGCGGGCCCTACTTCTCTTCAGCCTCCGCAGGCGCCTCAGCCTCGACGGGCGGATCGACCGGCGCAGCCTCCTCGGCCTCCGCCGGCGCAGCGTCAGCCTCGGCGGGCGGCGCCCCCTCGGCCGAAGCGGCCTCTGCCTCAGCGGCGGGCGCAGCCTCAGCGGCCGGCGCCTCCTCGGCGACCGGCGCAGCCTCCGCCGCCAGAGTCTCCTCAGCGGCCGGAGTCTCCTCGGCGGCCGGTGCAGCCTCCGCCGCCGGCGCCTCGACCTCGGCCGCCGGGGCGTCGGTGGCCTCGGCTGCCGGCTCGCCGGCGTCGCCGGCCGGAGCGGGCTCGGTGGACTCGGCGACCTCGGTCGTCGCGACGGCCTCGGCCGGCGGGGCCGGCGTGGGCTCGGGCTCGGGGTCGATGTCGGCCTCGACCTCGTGGGCGCCGACGGTGGCGGGCACGAGGCGCAGGACCTTCGCGACGGGGCCCTTGGTGCGGACGTCGCCGCGGGCGAGGGCGACGGTCGGCGAGAGCTCGCCGGTCAGCAGCGCGCGGCCGGTGTCGGCGTCCATGGCCAGCACGACGTCAGCGCGGAGCTTCGTCGCGCCCAGCTCGATGCGCGGGGTCTTGTTGGCGCGAACGTCGAGCGTCACGGTCGCGTCCGGCTGGCGGAACGCGAACTGCACGACCGCATCGGCCTGGCGCAGCTGCTCGCGACGAGCGCTGTTGTACACCAGGTTGTTCAGGATGCCGCCGAGCTGGTCGTAGACCTCGGCGTCGGTCTCGAAGTGCGCCATGGGCCGCGGAGGCTACCGGCCCTGCTGATCGCCCGGCGGCACGTGCCGGGCCGGCTCTCGCGCGCGGCCCCGCGCATCGGCGCCGAGGTCGCGCCGCACGCCGCTCGATCGGCGACGGCGGCGCGACCGCGCGCCCGGCGCCTACTCCTTGCCCAGCAGCATCGCGATGCCCTGCCCACCGCCGATGCACAGCGTCACGAGCCCGTACTGGTGGCCACCGCGATCCATCTCCGACAGGCACTTCGTCGTGATCGCGGCGCCCGTCGCGGCGATCGGATGGCCCAGCGCGATCGCGCCGCCGTTCGGGTTGACCTTCGCCGGGTCGAGATCGAGGTCCTTGATGACGGCCAGGGCCTGGGCCGCGAACGCCTCGTTGAGCTCGATGACGCCGATGTCGTCGAGCGCCACGCCCGCGCGGTCGAGCGCCGTGCGGACCGCCGGCACGGGCCCGATGCCCATGATCTCGGGGTCGACGCCGCACGACGCGTACGCGAGCACGCGCGCGCGAACCGGCGCGCCGAGCTCGGCCGCCTTCGCGTCGCTCATCAGCACGAGCGCGGCGCCGGCGTCGTTCATGCCCGACGCGTTGCCCGCCGTCACCGTGCCGCCGTCCTTCTTGAAGATCGTCGGCAGCTTCGCCATCCCGGCCTGGTCGGCCTCGTGGCGGATGTGCTCGTCCTTGAGGAAGTCGACGAGCTCGCGCTTGACCTTCACGCCGACCGGGACGACCTCGTCGTCGAACTTGCCCGCGCCCTGGGCGGCGCTCGCGCGCCGGTGCGACTCGACCGCGAACACGTCCTGCTCCTCGCGCGAGATGCCCATGCGCTCGGCCAGGTTCTCGGCGGTCACGCCCATCTTGATGTCGTGGAACGGGTCGGTGAGCGCGCCCTGGACGGGGTCGACGATCGGCGCCGCGCCCATCTTCGAGCCCCAGCGACCGTCCGACAGCCACATCGGCGCGCGGCTCATCGACTCGGCGCCGCCCGCGAGCGTCACCGACGCCTCACCGGTCTGGATCGCCTGGCACGCGCTGACCAGCGCCTGGACGCCCGTCCCGCACAGGCGGTTGACGGTGAAGGCGGGCGTCTCCTTCGGCACCCCGGCCTTCATGCCGACGACGCGCGCCATGTAGGCGTCCGCGGTCTCGGTGTGGATGACGTTGCCGAACACGACGTGCTCGATCTGCTCCGGGGCGATGCCGGCGCGCTCGATCGCGGCCTTCGCGGCCGTCGCGCCCAGATCGGTCGGCGCGACGCCCGCGAGCGACTTGCCGTAGGAGCCGATCGCGGTGCGCGCGGCGGAGGTGATGACGACGTTGGTCAAGCTGCGTTCCTCTCAAAGCCCGGTGGTCAGACGCGGAAGACTAGACCGGCATCCGTTGAGAGGGCGTCGGCGTTCGTCACGACGTCGCGCAGTTCATGAGGAGACTCTGAGGAATCACACAACCTTCCGTCGCCACCCTCGTTAGAGTGCCCGGAGGACAACTACTGTGGAAGCTTCAGCGCTATCCCATCCCGTCGGCCTCGGTCGTGTGTCGCTCGCGGGTCCGCTCCTGCGATTGCGCACCGACGATCAGCTCGTCGCGCTGTTCCGCGCGGGCCACGACGAGGCGTTCGGGACGATCCACGACCGCTACCGGCCGCGCCTGTTCGCCTACGCGCGTCAGATGCTCGGCGGCTCGCAGTCCGACGCCGAGGACGTGCTGCAGGACGTGTTCCTGCGCGCGTACAACTCGCTGCGGGCCGACCGCCGCGAGCTCGCGCTGCGGGCCTGGCTGTACCGCGTCGCGCACAACCGCTGCATCGACCAGCTGCGCCGCCCGGCGCCGGCGCCCGAGGACATCTTCGACATCAACCGCGGCGTGTCGACCGACCTCCTCGACGAGGCCGAGCGGCGCGAGGACCTCCGGCGCCTGATCGCCGACGTCCGGGCGCTGCCCGAGCAGCAGCGCAGCGCGCTGCTGATGCGGGAGATGGAGGGCCTGTCCTACAACGACCTCGCCGCCGCGCTGGGCGTGACGGTGCCGGCGATCAAGTCGCTCCTGGTTCGCGCGCGCGTCGGGCTGGTCGAGGCGATCGAGGCGCGCGACACCGCGTGCGCGGAGATCCGCGACGACATCGCGTCGGCGCTGGACCGCGGCGTGCGCGCGACCGGCCGCACGCGCCGGCACCTGCGCGAGTGCGCGGGCTGTCGGGAGTACCGCGGCGCGCTGCGCGGCGTGGAGAAGTCGCTCAACGGCCTGGCGTTCCCGTCGGGGCCGCTGACGACGGTGATGAAGATCTTGGGGATCGGCGGCGCGGGATCGGGCGCGGCGGCCGGCGGGGGCGCGGTGGCCGTCGGCGGTGGCGGCGCCGCGGGTGCCGCGAGCGCCGGCGTCGCGACGAAGGTCGTGGCCGTCGTGGCGGCCGCGGCGGTCGTCGGCGGCGGCGCCGCGAAGGTCGAGCAGCGCGTCGCGTCGCACCCGCAGCATCGGGGGGCGATCGCAACTCAGGCGCACGTCAAGCGCGTCGCGGTCCCGGCCGCTGCCGCGCTCCCGGCGACGCAGCGCCGCACGGAGCTCGCGCCCGCGCGGCACGGGCTGGCACCGACGCAGGCCGCCGCAGCGGCGACCGAGCACGGCGCCTCGCGCGCGCCGCACGTCACCAAGCTGCGCGAGGACGTGGCGGGTCCGATCGCCTCGGCGGGCACCGACGCGCCGAAGGTCGAGACGACCACCGGCGGCGTCGTCGCGCCCGACGACACCGCGCCGGACCCGACGACGGGCGCAACCACGACCGACCCGGGCGGCTCGGGCACCGCGACGGCCGGCGACGGCACGTCGAGCGGCGCGGCCAGCACGGCGCCGAGCGGGACGGCCGAGGCGGCGCCGGGGACGACGCCGTCCTCCTCCACGGGCTCGACCTCGCCCGCGACGAGCACCCCGTCGGCCTCCGCCACGCCGGGCTCGAGCCCGCCGGCCGGCACCGTCTCCCAGACGCCCACGGCGCCGATGGCGCAGGGCGCGTCGGCGACGCCGCCGCCCGCCGGCTGAGCGCCGCCCCGGCCCGACGTCCTCCGACCAGCGGCCCTCCCGGGCCGCGCGTCGAGACCGGCCGCAGCGCCCCACCGCCATGCGGACATCGGCGGCGCGACGGCACGCGCTAGGGTCGCCGCATCGAGCGCTACCTCGCGACACTCGACCATGAAGAGCTCTACGTGCGGCGCGGGCCGCGGTCCGGGCTCAACACGATCGTCGCCGTCCACTCGACGGTGCGCGGCCCCTCGCTGGGCGGCTGCCGGATGTGGACCTATGACGACAACCGGGCCGCGATCCGCGACGCGCTGCGCCTGTCGGAGGGCATGACCTACAAGTCGGCCGTCGCGGGCCTCCCGCTCGGCGGCGGCAAGGGCGTGATCGTCGTCAAGCCCGACGAGCCGCTCGACGCCAGGCGCCGCCGCGCCGCGCTGCTGGACTTCGGCGAGACCGTCGAGCGCCTCGGCGGCAGCTACGTCACCGCCGAGGACGTCGGGACCTCGACCCGCGACATGACCGTGATCGCCAAGGCGACGTCGCACGTCTCCGGCCTCTCGCGCCGGGTCGGCGGCTCCGGCGACCCCAGCCCGTTCACCGCGCTCGGCGTGGTGGCCGCGATCGAGGCGACGGTCGAGCGCGCGTTCGACACGCCGTCGCTGAAGGGCCGCACCGCCGCGGTCGTCGGCCTCGGGCACGTCGGTCTGCGGGTCGCGAAGCTGCTCGCCCGCGGCGGCGCCAAGCTCGTCGTCGCCGACATCGACCCCACCAAGAAGGCCGAGGCCGAGAAGCTGGGCGCGCGATGGACGACGCCGGCCAAGGCGATGACCGCCGCCGTCGACGTCCTCGTCCCCTGCGCGCTCGGCGGCGTCCTGGACCACGACTCCGTGCCGCGCCTCCAGGCGCCCGCGGTCGCCGGCGCCGCCAACAACCAGCTCGCGTCCTCTGACGTCGCCGACCTGCTCCGCGAGCACGGCGTCCTCTGGGCGCCCGACTTCGTCGCCAACGCCGGCGGCATCGTCAACATCGCCGTCGAGCTCGACCGCGGCGGCTACGACCCCGATCGGGCGACGACGCGCACCGTCGAGATCGGCGACACCCTGCGCCGCGTCTTCGACGACGCCGCCGCGGCCGGCACGACGCCGCTGACCGCGGCGATGGCGCTCGCCGAGTCACGCCTCGCGCGCGGCTGACCCGCGCCGCAGACCCGCCGCCACGCCCGTCCCCGCGGACCGACGACCTAGACCAGGCCGTCCGACGAGGCGCGGCTCACCGGCGTGACCGGGCCGTTGGCGGCCGCCGCGATGCGCTCGCGCTCGGCGATCGCCTCTTCGAGCGTCTCGTCGGGCCAGTGTCCGTGCTCGTCGAAGAAGAGGCGGGCCGCGTCTTCGTCGTGACGATCCTGGTCGCCGTGGCGCATGACCCAGAGGATCCAGATGATCCCGGCCACGCAGCACACGCAGATGAAGATGGCGTACACGTTGGCGAGCATCGCGCGAACCAGGGTAGACGAGCCTCGGCTCAGTGCGCGTGGCGCCCGATCTGGGCGAACCACTCCGGCCGCTCCTCGACCCGGGCGGGCACCCGGCCCTCCTCGGCGAGCTTGTCCAGGTGCGCGTAGAGCGTCACCGTCGCCGGCAGCCGCAGCGCGTCCGGAACGTCGTCCCACGCCGCGTCGAGCAGCTCGTCGATCGACCGCGCGCCCGCGTCCAGCGCGGCCGCCAGCCGCCGCTCCCGATCCAGCCGATGCGCGATGTACTCCTCCAACTTGGCCTCCGGGTCGCCGACCACCGGCCCGTGCCCCGGCGCCAGCAGCGCGAACCGCCGCGCGCGCAGCCGCTCCAGCCCGCGCAGGTAGGACGCCATCGCGCCCGGGTCCGGCGCGATGAACACGCTCCCCTCGCCCAGCACGGCGTCGCCGGTGAAGCACACGCCGCCGGCGTCGCCCAGCGCGAAGCACACGTGATCCGGCGCGTGCCCGGGAACCGCGATCGCCTCCAGCGGCCCGACGCGAGCGCCATCCGCGGCCCCGATCACCACCTCGACGGCGTCCCCGGCCCCGGCCACCAGCGCCTCGACCGCGCCGGCGTGGTCCGCGTGCCGATGCGTCAGCGCCACGCCGCCGATCCCGCCGCGCACGACGCCCTCGGCCAGGACCGCCCCGACGTGCTCGTGCAGGTCCGGCCCCGGGTCGACGACCCAGCACGGATCGCGCCCCACCAGCCACGTGTTGGTTCCGCTCAGCGTCAGCGCCGACGGGTTGTCGGCCCGGACCAGCGCGACGTCGTAGGGGGCGAGCGGATCGCGGGCCATCGCGCCCCAAGCCTACGAGGCGCTCAGACGGTGACGCGCTCGGGCACGATCGGCCTCCGCGACCAGATCACGACGACCACCGCGACGCCGACCGCCGACACCGCGTAGGCCAGCCGTGGCGACACCGCCGCCGTCAGCCCGCCGCCGATCAGGTAGCCGATCCCCGGCACCGCGGCCAACGCGGACTCCAGCAGGCCCGCCGCGCGCGCCTGGTACTCGGCCTCGACCGACTCCTGCAGCGCGGTCATCACCGCCACCCACTGCACGCCGTTGCCGGTGCCGCCGAGGACCGACGCCGCGCACGCGATCGCCAGGGTCGGCGCGACGGCCATGATCGCGTAGCTCGCGCCGATCGCCGCGGTCGACACGAGCACCAGCATGCCCAGCGAGCGCCCGCGCGCCCGCGCGAAGAGCGCCGACCCGATCAGGATCCCCACGCCCCAGGACGCGATCAGCGCTCCGAAGCCCACCGAGGTCGAGTCCAGCGTCTCCTTCGCGTAGACCACCTCGATCGGGATGATCAGCGTGAAGAACAGGATCGCGACCGACTCGCCGGCGATCAGCCGCCCGGCCGTCGGGTGGTCGCGCACGTACGCGAGCCCGTCGCGAACGCGCGAGCGCCAGCCTTCGCCGGGCTGATGGGGCTCGGGCTCCGGCAGCGACCGCGCGCTGGCGACGAGCAGCAGCGCGATGATCAGGAACGACGCGGAGTCCAGCCACAGCGCGGTCGGGACGCCCCACGCCTGGACGATCAGGCCGGCCAGCACGGGGCCAGCGGCGCTCATGACGGCGAAGACGACGTTGATGAGCGCGTTGCCCTCGCGCAGCACGCCCGCCGGGCTGAGCACCGCGGCGATCGCCCCGCGTGACAGCCCGCGCGCCGTGACCGCGAGGAGGCCGTCGGCGAACGCCAGCGCCGCGACGCCGGGCAGCCAGAACGCGTCCGCGATCGACGCCAGGCCCGCGAACGCCCCCGCCTCCAGCGCGTAGAGCGCCGGCAGGACGCGCGAGATCCGCCGATGGTCGAGCCCGGCCGTCAGCCCCGGCGCGATGAGCGCCGGGATGAACTTCCCCGCGATGAACAGCGCGGTGACGGCCAGCGCGGAGTTGGTCTCGTCCAGGACGAGGATCGCCAGCGCGATGAGCCCGAGGTTGTCGCCCAGCTCGTTGATCGCGTACGACGTGGCGAGCGCGGGGAACCCCCGCACCCGCAGCGATCTGCTCACCGGCGACACGGCGGTCAATGTAAACGCCTGGGCGGCCGCGATGCGGCCTGCCCTCAGCTAAGGATTTGGCTGACTAGGCCGATAAGCAGGGCGTAATGGGCCGTAGGACCATTGTCGCCGCGCAGACTGTGCTGCTCACGACATCCCTTGTCGTCGTAGTGGCGACGTCGCGCATCTCTGATTGGCAGCCGATCACCCTCGTGCTGTTCCTCGCGGGCATCGCGATCGCCTCCGACGTCATGGCGATCGAGACCAAGACGCTGCGGATGACGGGCTCGTTCATCGCGCTCGTCCTCGCCATGGCCCTGCTCGGCCCCGGCCCCGCCGTCGCGATCGGCCTGCTCACGATCGCCATCGCCGCGCTGCGCGACAAGACCGGTCCGATGGTCGTCTTCACCAACGTCGTGGCCTACGCGACGTTCCCGCTGATCGGCGGCCTCGCCGTCCGCGTGCTGGACATCGGCTCGGCGGACGGCGCGACGTTCGCGCTCGCGGTCTCGGCCGTCTTCGGCGTGGTCAACATCGTCAACTTCCTGATGATCGCGATTCCGCTCGGGCAGGGCTCGGGCCGCTCGATCTGGACGGACCTGCGCCGCGTCTACGTCCCGATCCTGCCGTCCGAGGCGCTCGCCGCCGCGCTGGCCGTCGCCTCGGCCGCGACCTACCGCGCGGTCGGGCTCCCGGCGCTCGTCGCGGTCCTCGTCGCGCTCTTCCTCTTCCAGGTCCTCACGCGCGAGCTGCTGCTCTCCCAGGAGCGCGGCGTCCAGCTCGAGGCGCGCTCGACGCAGCTCGCCTCGCTCCAGGTCGGCGTCCTCGCGGCGCTCGTCCAGACGCTCTCGCTGCGCGACCGCATGACCGCCCGCCACTCGGCCGCCGTCGCGCGCTACGCGCGGGCGATCGCCGACGAGGTCGGCTGCACGACCGTCGAGCAGGAGCTGGTGCACACCGCCGGCCTGCTGCACGACATCGGCAAGTTCGCCTTCCCGGATCGGATCCTGCTCGCCAACCGCAAGCTGGACGA contains:
- a CDS encoding rubredoxin — its product is MSESATVQKWICESCGFIYDPADGDPDGGIPPGTAFEDIPDTWFCPVCGARKRDFVAYED
- a CDS encoding NUDIX hydrolase produces the protein MDVDRPGPGEELNDGDAVTVPRQAATVIVLRGGAESLEVLLVQRNPAARFMGGAWVFPGGAVDAGEGTGEDAHRAAAVRELEEEAAIGGVDPTSLVRFSQWITPPQVKVRFDTHFFLAPAPEGAEPRVDGAECVAFGWFTPDAALAAHRAGELLLVFPTIKHLEQLSAFASAAELLAFARGREVVAVEPRVVMGGEQARILLPGEPGYDEVPATP
- a CDS encoding NAD-dependent epimerase/dehydratase family protein; amino-acid sequence: MTVAVTGPTGEIGKPFVSALDRSREVARIVGMARRPFDPADMGWKKVEYRQGDVLDRASVESLCVGADVVVHLAFIIVAGSHESEHINLEGSRNVFEATVAAGVRRLVYASSVAAYGFPALDRPIVEDDPANGNDNMPYSHHKAQVEGLLSSVLDDSDVEAYIFRPCIVAGPTAPLLVNQIPYVRVGGRLPGAVRALFDVVPILKPVLPDPGVPFQLVHHDDVASALRAGVLGRGEPGAYNLAGDGVITMSDLARELGYYSVPVPDLAVDATAEVVSRLPLVPDEVTWIEAVRRPTLMDTGRARRLLGWKPKWDAPSTLRATVAAARPDLSA
- a CDS encoding acetyl-CoA C-acyltransferase — translated: MTNVVITSAARTAIGSYGKSLAGVAPTDLGATAAKAAIERAGIAPEQIEHVVFGNVIHTETADAYMARVVGMKAGVPKETPAFTVNRLCGTGVQALVSACQAIQTGEASVTLAGGAESMSRAPMWLSDGRWGSKMGAAPIVDPVQGALTDPFHDIKMGVTAENLAERMGISREEQDVFAVESHRRASAAQGAGKFDDEVVPVGVKVKRELVDFLKDEHIRHEADQAGMAKLPTIFKKDGGTVTAGNASGMNDAGAALVLMSDAKAAELGAPVRARVLAYASCGVDPEIMGIGPVPAVRTALDRAGVALDDIGVIELNEAFAAQALAVIKDLDLDPAKVNPNGGAIALGHPIAATGAAITTKCLSEMDRGGHQYGLVTLCIGGGQGIAMLLGKE
- a CDS encoding sigma-70 family RNA polymerase sigma factor; its protein translation is MRTDDQLVALFRAGHDEAFGTIHDRYRPRLFAYARQMLGGSQSDAEDVLQDVFLRAYNSLRADRRELALRAWLYRVAHNRCIDQLRRPAPAPEDIFDINRGVSTDLLDEAERREDLRRLIADVRALPEQQRSALLMREMEGLSYNDLAAALGVTVPAIKSLLVRARVGLVEAIEARDTACAEIRDDIASALDRGVRATGRTRRHLRECAGCREYRGALRGVEKSLNGLAFPSGPLTTVMKILGIGGAGSGAAAGGGAVAVGGGGAAGAASAGVATKVVAVVAAAAVVGGGAAKVEQRVASHPQHRGAIATQAHVKRVAVPAAAALPATQRRTELAPARHGLAPTQAAAAATEHGASRAPHVTKLREDVAGPIASAGTDAPKVETTTGGVVAPDDTAPDPTTGATTTDPGGSGTATAGDGTSSGAASTAPSGTAEAAPGTTPSSSTGSTSPATSTPSASATPGSSPPAGTVSQTPTAPMAQGASATPPPAG
- a CDS encoding Glu/Leu/Phe/Val family dehydrogenase; this encodes MRRGPRSGLNTIVAVHSTVRGPSLGGCRMWTYDDNRAAIRDALRLSEGMTYKSAVAGLPLGGGKGVIVVKPDEPLDARRRRAALLDFGETVERLGGSYVTAEDVGTSTRDMTVIAKATSHVSGLSRRVGGSGDPSPFTALGVVAAIEATVERAFDTPSLKGRTAAVVGLGHVGLRVAKLLARGGAKLVVADIDPTKKAEAEKLGARWTTPAKAMTAAVDVLVPCALGGVLDHDSVPRLQAPAVAGAANNQLASSDVADLLREHGVLWAPDFVANAGGIVNIAVELDRGGYDPDRATTRTVEIGDTLRRVFDDAAAAGTTPLTAAMALAESRLARG
- a CDS encoding MBL fold metallo-hydrolase, producing the protein MARDPLAPYDVALVRADNPSALTLSGTNTWLVGRDPCWVVDPGPDLHEHVGAVLAEGVVRGGIGGVALTHRHADHAGAVEALVAGAGDAVEVVIGAADGARVGPLEAIAVPGHAPDHVCFALGDAGGVCFTGDAVLGEGSVFIAPDPGAMASYLRGLERLRARRFALLAPGHGPVVGDPEAKLEEYIAHRLDRERRLAAALDAGARSIDELLDAAWDDVPDALRLPATVTLYAHLDKLAEEGRVPARVEERPEWFAQIGRHAH
- a CDS encoding MFS transporter, translating into MSPVSRSLRVRGFPALATSYAINELGDNLGLIALAILVLDETNSALAVTALFIAGKFIPALIAPGLTAGLDHRRISRVLPALYALEAGAFAGLASIADAFWLPGVAALAFADGLLAVTARGLSRGAIAAVLSPAGVLREGNALINVVFAVMSAAGPVLAGLIVQAWGVPTALWLDSASFLIIALLLVASARSLPEPEPHQPGEGWRSRVRDGLAYVRDHPTAGRLIAGESVAILFFTLIIPIEVVYAKETLDSTSVGFGALIASWGVGILIGSALFARARGRSLGMLVLVSTAAIGASYAIMAVAPTLAIACAASVLGGTGNGVQWVAVMTALQESVEAEYQARAAGLLESALAAVPGIGYLIGGGLTAAVSPRLAYAVSAVGVAVVVVIWSRRPIVPERVTV
- a CDS encoding HD domain-containing phosphohydrolase; amino-acid sequence: MATSRISDWQPITLVLFLAGIAIASDVMAIETKTLRMTGSFIALVLAMALLGPGPAVAIGLLTIAIAALRDKTGPMVVFTNVVAYATFPLIGGLAVRVLDIGSADGATFALAVSAVFGVVNIVNFLMIAIPLGQGSGRSIWTDLRRVYVPILPSEALAAALAVASAATYRAVGLPALVAVLVALFLFQVLTRELLLSQERGVQLEARSTQLASLQVGVLAALVQTLSLRDRMTARHSAAVARYARAIADEVGCTTVEQELVHTAGLLHDIGKFAFPDRILLANRKLDDDDWKIVRTHPYQGARLVRRINGYGPVAEIILAHHERIDGRGYPRGLTGEEIPMLSRMISIADTYDVMTARDSYRDPVSQAEAIAELRRVSGAQLDGDLVEAFIRVLERSRLQFQHTTDADFERELDFDARVRGYALPQAA